Proteins encoded by one window of Shewanella avicenniae:
- a CDS encoding sulfite reductase flavoprotein subunit alpha — translation MSKKWIQRISFRLHQWLGLASALVLLIVGFTGGLLALEDQITAAWPTEKVTPQTRILAPAALLPAVTLPGKKLERIYLAPEADEPGKALYRDEESKQREWRIFNPYTGQILGNRPAISEFFGDVMALHRWLLMPNSIGSLFTGTSAVMAIIFLIAGLIRRAPDNWRNVKDWLVWKKGSSGRHLLWQWHALLGTWFFIPIFIMALTGPWFAFDWYRDGVRSMLETPKERVAQKSSSTEVNLDAVGATLQSELPNGQFARLYMPRRPGDALNVRYLAPDAPHPQAYSSLSLDLATGKLLSQQHYDELSGGDFILANIYAFHTGLFFGLPGRIIWSLAGFAFGSFAITGIWLFFNRRARPKESVSGHADTLIAYASQSGTAAAYGKRLQAWFEQQQLSTHLRCVSKLQPEELSEYRQVLLLASTYGEGQPPDTALAFQQRLAQANTALHNVQVAVLAFGDSQYQQFCAFGHWLSRRLQELGAVQLIPLTEVDRGAEHTISQWNQSLAERLQLSLDKLDSGFVEAHVVEHRCLNPDSGREVYDIELQLTGEWQAGDLLELMPIVSESVSREYLNLLGFTGDEPVELADKTLSLWRVQALTKEFGTDAISTTQYLQQTPDLAVRSYSIASAGTAPHVRLMVRKVTLEDGRFGRASGLLAHAKLGDKLSVRLKPHQGFRLPEQDLPLIMIGAGTGLAPYLGFLQQRQHVKHGSDTWLLFGERYADSDAYYRDELAQYLANGSLTKLDCAWSRSHNADDQGQYVQQLLAPQQPLLVDYLANGAHIYVCGSIEGIGVGVHQALLSLLGAEQVNQLLEQGRYHRDLY, via the coding sequence ATGTCTAAGAAATGGATTCAACGCATTAGCTTTCGTCTTCACCAGTGGTTGGGTTTAGCAAGCGCATTGGTGCTGTTGATTGTGGGCTTCACCGGTGGCTTATTGGCACTCGAAGACCAAATTACGGCGGCTTGGCCAACTGAAAAAGTGACCCCACAAACCCGCATTTTAGCCCCCGCAGCACTGTTGCCCGCGGTTACGTTGCCGGGCAAAAAGCTCGAGCGTATTTATCTTGCACCTGAAGCCGATGAGCCGGGAAAGGCGTTATATCGCGATGAGGAAAGTAAGCAGCGCGAATGGCGTATTTTCAATCCTTATACCGGCCAGATCCTCGGTAATCGTCCCGCAATCAGCGAATTCTTTGGCGATGTTATGGCATTGCATCGTTGGTTGCTGATGCCGAATTCTATCGGCAGTCTGTTCACGGGGACCTCAGCGGTGATGGCAATTATCTTTTTGATTGCTGGGCTGATTCGTCGCGCACCGGACAACTGGCGCAACGTGAAAGATTGGCTGGTATGGAAAAAGGGCAGCAGTGGCCGTCACTTGTTATGGCAATGGCATGCGCTGCTGGGCACTTGGTTCTTTATTCCAATTTTCATCATGGCGCTTACCGGCCCTTGGTTCGCCTTTGATTGGTATCGCGATGGTGTGCGCAGCATGCTGGAAACCCCAAAAGAGCGTGTGGCACAGAAAAGTAGCAGTACTGAGGTCAATCTCGATGCGGTTGGCGCGACTTTACAAAGCGAGTTGCCCAATGGTCAGTTTGCACGATTGTATATGCCGCGTCGTCCGGGAGATGCACTCAATGTGCGTTACTTAGCGCCCGATGCCCCGCATCCACAAGCCTATTCCAGCTTGAGCCTCGATTTGGCCACGGGCAAGTTGCTGAGTCAGCAGCATTACGATGAGTTATCCGGTGGCGACTTCATTTTGGCCAATATCTACGCCTTCCATACCGGTTTGTTCTTCGGTTTACCGGGACGAATAATCTGGTCACTCGCAGGTTTTGCCTTTGGCTCATTTGCGATTACCGGTATCTGGTTGTTCTTTAATCGTCGAGCTCGACCAAAAGAGTCGGTCAGTGGTCATGCCGACACCCTGATTGCTTATGCCAGTCAAAGTGGTACTGCCGCGGCTTATGGCAAACGCTTGCAAGCCTGGTTTGAGCAACAGCAGTTGTCGACTCATCTGCGCTGTGTGAGCAAATTGCAGCCCGAAGAACTCAGTGAATATCGCCAAGTGTTACTGCTTGCCTCGACTTATGGTGAAGGGCAGCCGCCCGATACCGCATTAGCATTCCAACAACGGTTGGCGCAAGCCAATACTGCCTTGCATAACGTGCAAGTTGCTGTGCTTGCCTTTGGTGATAGCCAATATCAACAGTTTTGTGCCTTTGGCCACTGGTTGTCACGGCGGCTACAAGAGCTCGGTGCCGTGCAGTTGATCCCGCTGACTGAGGTCGATCGCGGTGCGGAACATACCATTAGCCAATGGAATCAATCATTGGCGGAGCGACTGCAACTCAGTTTAGATAAACTCGACAGTGGTTTTGTGGAAGCGCACGTGGTTGAGCATCGCTGCTTGAATCCAGACAGTGGCCGCGAAGTGTATGACATCGAACTGCAATTGACGGGCGAATGGCAGGCAGGCGATCTGCTGGAGTTGATGCCAATCGTCAGCGAATCGGTCAGCCGCGAGTACCTTAATCTGCTTGGATTTACCGGGGATGAACCGGTGGAGCTGGCGGATAAAACTTTGTCGTTATGGCGGGTGCAGGCGCTCACCAAAGAGTTTGGGACGGATGCCATCAGTACGACCCAATACTTGCAACAAACGCCAGACCTCGCGGTGCGCAGTTACTCGATTGCCAGTGCTGGAACGGCACCGCATGTGCGGCTGATGGTGCGTAAAGTTACCCTTGAGGATGGCCGATTCGGACGTGCTTCAGGGCTGTTAGCCCATGCCAAACTGGGCGATAAACTCAGTGTGCGCCTAAAACCGCATCAAGGGTTCCGTTTGCCAGAGCAAGATCTGCCGCTGATCATGATTGGCGCAGGCACTGGATTAGCGCCGTATTTGGGCTTTTTACAACAGCGTCAACACGTGAAACACGGCAGCGATACTTGGTTGTTGTTTGGTGAGCGCTATGCTGATAGTGATGCCTACTACCGCGATGAACTGGCGCAATATTTAGCTAACGGTAGTTTAACCAAGTTGGATTGTGCTTGGAGCCGCAGCCACAACGCCGATGACCAAGGCCAATATGTTCAGCAGTTGCTGGCACCACAACAGCCATTACTGGTCGATTATCTGGCCAACGGTGCGCATATTTACGTTTGCGGGAGTATCGAAGGAATTGGCGTTGGTGTGCATCAAGCTTTGCTCAGTTTGCTCGGTGCGGAGCAAGTGAATCAATTGCTGGAGCAAGGTCGTTATCACCGCGATCTGTATTAG
- a CDS encoding alpha/beta hydrolase — MQRRISLSILILLLSISLGGCAQYVANQIVHPTRASSEMANAASFMDAMLLTPHNDCANPCIHYVAGQPWTDTDPARSFELTLALNAQSKPDSIVQQQRQMQGTVILLHGYSANWTWMMPWGLYFQSRGFNTLIPDMPAHGSTSVSEFSYGVRDNHYLKPWLQQLNPPRPWIVVGHSMGAIAASYLAADIDANALVLIAPTSPLPEASKSAAYAFHPVLSQLIPDSSIDAGSEQALKILRLGKADTDIRNILHNWQRPTILFTADNDGVIGNDWPAKLTGLKFEQHQLSATHASILQPTSTAQQLMDNWLVRLLQKPAH; from the coding sequence GTGCAACGCCGTATTTCTCTGTCTATTTTGATCTTGCTATTGAGCATTAGCCTCGGCGGCTGCGCCCAATATGTGGCAAACCAGATTGTCCATCCTACTCGCGCCTCCAGCGAAATGGCGAACGCCGCAAGCTTTATGGACGCCATGTTGTTAACGCCCCATAACGACTGCGCCAATCCGTGTATTCATTATGTGGCGGGACAACCTTGGACAGACACAGACCCCGCGCGCAGCTTCGAACTGACGCTTGCACTCAACGCGCAATCGAAGCCAGACAGCATTGTGCAACAACAGCGTCAGATGCAAGGCACAGTGATTTTATTGCATGGTTACTCTGCCAATTGGACCTGGATGATGCCTTGGGGGCTATATTTTCAAAGTCGCGGATTTAACACGCTCATCCCCGACATGCCCGCCCACGGCAGCACCAGCGTCAGCGAGTTCAGTTATGGCGTGCGCGATAATCACTACCTTAAACCTTGGCTACAACAGTTGAATCCACCTAGACCTTGGATCGTCGTTGGTCATTCGATGGGCGCAATTGCTGCCAGCTATCTTGCTGCCGATATCGATGCCAACGCGTTAGTATTAATTGCGCCAACCAGCCCTTTACCAGAAGCCAGTAAAAGCGCGGCGTACGCATTTCACCCCGTTTTGAGTCAGTTGATACCGGATAGCAGTATCGATGCCGGCAGTGAACAAGCATTGAAAATCTTGCGCTTGGGCAAAGCCGATACTGATATTCGCAATATTTTGCACAACTGGCAGCGCCCCACCATTTTGTTCACTGCTGATAATGATGGCGTAATTGGCAATGATTGGCCGGCCAAACTCACTGGACTTAAGTTTGAGCAACATCAACTGAGCGCCACTCACGCATCGATTTTGCAACCAACCTCCACGGCGCAACAGTTAATGGATAATTGGTTAGTGCGCTTATTGCAGAAGCCCGCACATTAA
- a CDS encoding DMT family protein, with amino-acid sequence MNPFVITVSLLLCSNVFMTFAWYAHLKELNNKFWLIAALASWGIALFEYLLQVPANRIGFTVMSVGQLKILQEVITLMVFVPFSLFYLKEPLKLDYLWAGLCLVGAVYFVFRSKLN; translated from the coding sequence ATGAATCCCTTCGTTATTACAGTCTCCTTACTGCTCTGCAGTAATGTGTTTATGACCTTTGCTTGGTATGCCCATCTCAAAGAACTGAACAATAAATTTTGGCTGATAGCCGCGCTCGCAAGCTGGGGAATTGCCCTGTTTGAGTACCTGTTACAGGTGCCGGCTAATCGCATTGGCTTTACCGTGATGAGTGTCGGGCAGTTAAAGATTTTGCAAGAAGTGATCACCTTGATGGTGTTTGTGCCGTTCTCGCTGTTTTATCTCAAAGAACCATTAAAGCTGGACTATCTCTGGGCGGGTTTGTGTTTGGTTGGCGCGGTGTATTTCGTATTTCGTAGTAAATTAAATTAA